A genomic region of Miscanthus floridulus cultivar M001 chromosome 3, ASM1932011v1, whole genome shotgun sequence contains the following coding sequences:
- the LOC136542769 gene encoding sodium/hydrogen exchanger 1-like → MGFGVVSELVRLGVLSSTSDHASVVSINLFVALLCACIVLGHLLEENRWVNESITALIIGLCTGVVILLTTKGKSSHILVFSEDLFFIYLLPPIIFNAGFQVKKKQFFRNFMTITLFGAVGTMISFFTISLGAIAIFSRMNIGTLDVGDFLAIGAIFSATDSVCTLQVLHQDETPLLYSLVFGEGVVNDATSVVLFNALQNFDLNHIDVAVVLKFLGNFCYLFLSSTLLGVFTGLLSAYIIKKLYIGRHSTDREVALMMLMAYLSYMLAELLDLSGILTVFFCGIVMSHYTWHNVTESSRVTTKHAFATLSFIAEIFLFLYVGMDALDIEKWEFASDSPGKSIGISSILLGLVLVGRAAFVFPLSFLSNLTKKSPLEKITLRQQIVIWWAGLIRGAVSIALAYNKFTRSGHTQLRGNAIMITSTITVVLFSTMVFGMMTKPLIRLLLPASSNTVASEPSSPKSLHSPLLTSMQGSDLETASAQIVRPSSLRMLLSKPTHTVHYYWRKFDDALMRPMFGGRGFVPFSPGSPTEQSVHAGR, encoded by the exons ATGGGGTTCGGCGTGGTGTCGGAGCTGGTGCGGCTGGGCGTGCTGAGCTCCACCTCCGACCACGCGTCGGTGGTGTCCATCAACCTCTTCGTCGCGCTGCTCTGCGCCTGCATCGTCCTCGGCCACCTCCTGGAGGAGAACCGCTGGGTCAACGAGTCCATCACCGCGCTCATCATC GGGCTGTGTACCGGCGTGGTCATCCTGCTGACCACCAAGGGGAAGAGCTCGCACATCCTCGTCTTCAGCGAGGACCTCTTCTTCATCTACCTCCTCCCTCCCATCATCTTCAATGCCGg GTTCCAGGTGAAGAAGAAACAATTCTTCCGGAATTTCATGACAATCACGTTATTTGGTGCTGTTGGGACAATGATATCCTTCTTCACTATCTCTCTCG GTGCAATAGCGATATTCAGCAGAATGAACATTGGAACGTTAGATGTCGGGGATTTTCTCG CTATTGGAGCTATCTTTTCTGCAACAGATTCTGTCTGCACACTGCAG GTCCTCCATCAGGATGAGACGCCCCTTTTGTACAGTCTTGTGTTCGGCGAAGGAGTTGTGAACGATGCCACATCTGTTGTGCTCTTCAACGCACTCCAGAACTTTGATCTTAACCACATCGATGTAGCCGTTGTGCTGAAGTTCTTGGGAAATTTCTGTTATTTATTCTTGTCAAGCACCTTACTTGGAGTGTTT ACTGGATTGCTCAGTGCGTACATAATTAAGAAGCTATATATAGGAAG GCATTCCACTGACCGTGAGGTTGCACTTATGATGCTCATGGCTTACCTCTCATATATGCTGGCCGAG TTGCTAGATCTGAGTGGTATTCTTACTGTATTCTTCTGCGGTATTGTGATGTCGCATTACACTTGGCATAATGTGACAGAGAGCTCAAGAGTTACAACCAA GCATGCCTTTGCAACTTTGTCCTTCATTGCTGAGATTTTTCTCTTCCTATATGTTGGCATGGATGCCCTCGATATCGAGAAGTGGGAATTTGCCAGTGACAG CCCGGGCAAATCCATTGGCATAAGCTCGATTTTGCTAGGATTGGTTCTGGTGGGCAGAGCTGCATTTGTTTTCCCATTGTCGTTTTTGTCCAACTTGACAAAGAAGTCTCCATTGGAGAAAATAACATTGAGACAACAA ATTGTAATTTGGTGGGCTGGACTGATCAGAGGCGCCGTGTCCATTGCTCTCGCTTACAACAAG TTCACAAGATCTGGACACACTCAGCTGCGCGGCAATGCGATAATGATTACCAGCACAATCACTGTCGTCCTGTTTAGCACTATG GTGTTTGGGATGATGACGAAGCCATTGATCCGGTTACTGCTCCCTGCCTCGAGCAACACGGTTGCCTCTGAGCCGTCGTCACCCAAGTCCCTGCACTCCCCTCTCCTGACGAGCATGCAGGGCTCTGACCTCGAGACGGCGTCCGCTCAGATTGTGAGGCCGTCCAGCCTCCGGATGCTCCTCAGCAAGCCGACCCACACGGTGCACTACTACTGGCGCAAGTTTGATGACGCGCTGATGCGGCCCATGTTTGGCGGCCGCGGGTTCGTGCCCTTCTCCCCCGGATCGCCCACTGAGCAGAGCGTCCATGCCGGACGGTGA